AGCGCGCAGAGCAAGCCTGCCGAAGCGGCCGAAGCGGCGCCGACAGGCAAGCAACCGGCGATCTTCGAACCGATGGCGCCAGCCTTTGTCGCCAACTACAACCAGAACGGCCGTCAGCGCTACATGCAGGTGAGCATCACCATGCTGGCGCGTAATCAGGCCGATCTCGACGCGCTCAAAGTGCACATGCCGGTAATCCGCAACAACCTGGTGATGCTCTTCTCCGGTCAGGATTTCGCTACGCTGGCGACCCCGGTCGGCCAAGAGATGTTGCGCCAGAAGGCCACAGCGAGCGTCCAGGAAGTGGCGCAGAAAGAGCTGGGCAAAGTGGTGATCGAACAGTTGCTTTTCACTAATTACGTACTGCAGTAGGAACACGACATGGCCGTGCAGGATCTGCTGTCCCAGGATGAAATCGATGCGCTGTTGCACGGCGTCGACGATGGTCTGGTACAGACCGATAACGCTGCCGAACCCGGCAGTGTCAAAAGCTACGACCTGACCAGCCAGGATCGCATCGTCCGTGGACGCATGCCGACTCTGGAAATGATCAACGAGCGTTTCGCCCGCTACACCCGCATCAGCATGTTCAACATGCTGCGCCGCTCGGCGGACGTTGCCGTCGGTGGCGTGCAGGTGATGAAGTTCGGCGAATACGTACACTCGCTGTACGTGCCGACCAGCCTCAACCTGGTCAAGATCAAACCGTTGCGCGGCACGGCGCTGTTCATCCTCGACGCCAAACTGGTGTTCAAACTGGTGGACAACTTTTTCGGCGGCGACGGCCGTCACGCGAAGATCGAAGGGCGTGAATTCACCCCGACCGAACTGCGCGTGGTGCGCATGGTGCTCGAGCAAGCCTTCGTCGATTTGAAGGAAGCGTGGCAGGCGATCATGGAAGTCAATTTCGAGTACATCAACTCGGAAGTGAACCCGGCCATGGCCAACATCGTCGGCCCGAGCGAAGCAATCGTCGTATCGACTTTCCACATCGAACTCGATGGCGGTGGCGGCGATCTGCATGTGACCATGCCGTACTCGATGATCGAGCCGGTGCGCGAGATGCTCGATGCAGGCTTCCAGTCCGATCTCGACGATCAGGATGAACGTTGGGTCAATGCGCTGCGTCAGGATGTTCTCGATGTCGACGTGCCGATCGGCGCCACCGTGGCTCGCCGCCAGTTGAAACTGCGCGACATCCTGCACATGCAGCCGGGCGATGTGATCCCGGTCGAGATGCCGGAAGAGATGATCATGCGCGCCAACGGCGTGCCGGCCTTCAAGGTCAAGATGGGCTCGCACAAAGGCAACCTCGCGTTGCAGGTGATCGAGCCGATCGAGCGTCGCTGAAGCGGCGCTTTCACCCCACACATTTAGCTGAATTGTTGCCCGCCGAGGACACATGATGAACGACGATATGAACGCTCAGGACGACCAGGCACTGGCCGATGAATGGGCTGCTGCCCTGGAAGAAACCGGTGATGGCAGCCAGGCTGACATCGACGCACTGCTGGCCGCCGACGCTGGCAATTCCAGCTCCAACCGTCTGCCGATGGAAGAGTTTGGCAGCGTGCCGAAAAACAACGATCCGGTGACCCTCGACGGTCCGAACCTCGATGTGATCCTCGATATTCCGGTGTCGATTTCCATGGAAGTGGGCAGCACCGACATCAACATCCGCAACCTGCTGCAACTCAACCAGGGTTCGGTGATCGAGCTTGATCGTCTGGCCGGCGAGCCGCTCGACGTGCTGGTTAACGGCACGCTGATTGCGCACGGTGAAGTGGTTGTGGTCAACGAGAAGTTCGGCATCCGCCTGACCGACGTGATCAGCCCAAGCGAACGCATCAAGAAGCTGCGCTGAGTGAAAAGATTTCTCTGGGCTCTGCTGGCATTGCCGTTGAGCGTGCTGGCCGCCGAGCCGAGCGCAACCACTGCTGCGCCTGCCGCCACCGCGCCGATGGTCACCAGCGGCGTGGCCGGACAATTGACGCAGCTGGTGTTCGGTTTGCTGCTGGTGCTGGGCTTGATCTTCTTCCTCGCCTGGCTGTTGCGCCGGGTGCAGCAGGCAGGGCCGGCGGGGAAAGGGCAGGTGATCGAGCTGATCGGTTCGCGCGCTCTCGGTCCGCGTGACCGCCTGTTGCTGGTGCAGGTCGGCAACGAGCAGATTCTGCTTGGCCTGAGCCCCGGCACGATCACTGCGCTGCATGTGCTCAAGGAGCCGGTTGAAGTCCCCGCGACCAGCGAAAAAGCGACTCCGGAATTTGCTCAGCATCTGCTGAAAATTCTCGGCAAGGATCAGAAGGATACGAAGTAATGGGTGCGTTCCGCATCGTCTTGACGCTGGCCCTGTTGCTGGCCGCGCCACTGGCGTTCGCCGCCGATCCGTTGTCGATCCCGGCTATCACGCTGGGCACCAACGCCGACGGCGCGCAGGAGTATTCGGTCAGTCTGCAGATTCTGCTGATCATGACCGCGCTGAGCTTTATTCCGGCGGCGGTCATCCTGATGACCAGTTTCACCCGGATCATCATCGTCTTTTCGATTCTGCGTCAGGCCCTGGGCCTGCAACAGACGCCGTCGAACCAGATCCTCACCGGCATGGCGCTGTTTCTGACGCTGTTCATCATGGCGCCGGTATTCGATCGGGTGAACAATGACGCACTGCAGCCGTATCTGGCCGAAACCCTGACCGCGCAGCAAGCGGTGGAAAAGGCGCAGGTGCCGATCAAGGACTTCATGCTCGCCCAGACGCGCACCAGCGATCTGGAGCTGTTCATGCGCCTGTCCAAGCGCACCGACATCGCCACGCCGGATCAGGCACCGCTGACCATTCTGGTGCCAGCGTTCGTCACCTCTGAACTGAAAACCGCGTTCCAGATCGGCTTCATGATCTTCATTCCGTTCCTGATCATCGACCTCGTCGTCGCGAGCGTACTGATGGCGATGGGTATGATGATGCTCTCGCCGCTGATCATTTCGCTGCCGTTCAAGATCATGTTGTTCGTGCTGGTCGATGGCTGGGCATTGATCATCGGCACCCTGGCCAGCAGTTTCGGAGGTGTCTCGCCATGACGCCGGAAGTCGCGGTCGATATCTTTCGTGAAGCGCTGTGGCTGACCACCATGATGGTCGCCATTCTGGTAGTGCCGAGCCTGCTGGTCGGGCTTCTGGTGTCGATGTTCCAGGCCGCCACGCAGATCAACGAACAGACCCTGAGCTTCCTGCCGCGTCTGCTGGTGATGCTGGTGACCCTGATCATTGGCGGTCCGTGGATCGTGCAGACGTTCATGGAATACATCATCCAGCTGTACAAAAACATTCCGATGGTCATCGGCTAAGCCATGCAATCGCTGCTTCAGCTGACCGACACCCAGATCAGCACCTGGGTGGCCTCGTTCATGTTGCCGCTGTTTCGCGTCGCCTCGATGCTGATGGTCATGCCGGTGTTCGGCACCACGCTGATTCCGCGTCGCGTGCGCCTGTATTTCGCCGTAGCGATCACCGTAGTCATCACCCCGGCACTGCCGCCGATGCCGGCCGTCAGCCCACTTGATCTCAGTGGCTTGCTGCTGATCGGTGAGCAGATTCTGGTCGGCGCCGTGCTCGGTTTTTCCTTGCAGTTGTTTTTCCAGGCTTTCGCCGTGGCCGGGCAAATTGTCGCGATCCAGATGGGTATGGGTTTCGCCTCGATGATCGACCCCACCAACGGCGTCTCGGTGGCGGTGATCGGGCAGTTCTTCACCATGCTGGTGACGCTGCTGTTCCTCTCGATGAATGGCCATCTGGTGGTGTTCGAAGTGCTCACCGAAAGCTTCACCACGTTGCCCGTCGGCGGTGGCTTGATGGTTGCGCATTATTGGGAACTGGCGGGCAAACTCGGCTGGGTCCTGGGCGCAGCATTGTTGCTGGTATTGCCCGCCGTCACCGCACTACTGGTGGTCAACATCGCGTTCGGCGTGATGACCCGCGCGGCCCCGCAATTGAATATTTTCTCCATAGGTTTCCCATTGACCCTGGTGCTCGGGCTGTTCATCGTCTGGGTCGGGCTGGCGGACATTCTCAATCAGTATCAACCGCTGGCCACCGAGGCCTTGCAGTTGTTACGTGAATTGGCACGGGCGCGCTGAGTCATGGCAGAGAGCGAAAGCGGTCAGGACAAAACAGAAGACCCCACGGAGAAACGTAAAAAGGATTCCCGTGAAAAGGGCGAGATTGCCCGATCCAAAGAACTCAACACCCTCGCCGTGATGTTGGCCGGCGCCAGTGCTTTGCTGATCTTCGGCGGCATGCTCGCGCAAGAGTTGATGGACGTGATGCGCCTGAACTTCACCCTGTCCCGCGAAGTGGTCATGGACCAGGGCGCGATGGGCCGGTTTTTGCTGGAGTCCGGCCTCATCGCATTGCTGGCGATCCAGCCGGTGATGATCACGCTGTTGCTCGCCGCCGTGATCGGACCGATTTCCCTCGGTGGCTGGCTGTTCGCGGCCGGTTCCCTGGCGCCCAAGTTCAGTCGGATGAATCCCGCCGCTGGCCTGAAACGAATGTTCTCGTTCAAGGCTGTGGTCGAACTGCTGAAGGCGCTGGCCAAGTTTCTGATCACCCTCGGCGTGGCGCTGGTGGTGTTGATGTCCGACGTCGACGACTTGCTGCGCATCGCCCATGAGCCGCTGGATCAGGCGATCATTCACAGCGTGCTGCTGGTCGGCTGGAGCACCCTGTGGCTGGCCTGCGGCCTGATCATCATCGCCGCCGTCGATGTGCCGGTGCAGCTGTGGGAAGCGCACAAGAAACTGTTGATGACCAAGCAGGAAGTGCGCGACGAACACAAGGATCAGGAAGGCCGCCCGGAAGTCAAACAGCGCATCCGCCAGACCCAGCGCGAAATGTCCCAGCGGCGGATGATGGCGGCGATCCCCGACGCCGACGTGGTCATCACCAACCCGACCCACTACGCCGTCGCGCTCAAATACGACGCCGAAAAGGGCGGGGCGCCGATGTTGCTGGCCAAGGGCAGCGATTTCCTCGCGCTGAAAATCCGCGAAATCGCCGTGGCCAATAACGTCATGCTCCTCGAATCGCCGGGGCTGGCGCGTTCGATCTATTACTCCACTGAACTCGACCAGGAAATCCCCGGTGGCCTGTATCTGGCGGTGGCGCAGGTCCTGGCCTACGTCTACCAGATCCGCCAGTACCGCGCAGGCAAGGGCAAACGTCCGGATCCGCTGAAGGATGATTTGCCGATTCCACCGGATTTGCGTCGCGATTCCTGAACGCAGCCGTCTGTCTGAAAAAAAGCCACTGAACTAACCCCGAAGCAAGTCTAGATGTGTAAACCCACCACGTTGTTCACGGATGCTATTCGGCTAATCGGTGGTAAATAACTCAAACTGGCATGCGGGCGATGCCAGTTGTACTCGTGCAACCAAGGCGTCAGATAGGTCGCGCGTTGATCTGAGCTTTCATAACTTCTGGCGTAGGCCCATTCGCGCAGAGCGGTCTGTATAAATCGCTCTGCCTTGCCATTCGTGCCCGGCGTGTAAGGCTTGGTAAAGATGTGCTTAAGCCGTAGCCGCCGGCACAGGCGCTTGAAGCTCATGGATTTGTAGCAAGGGCCGTTATCGGTCATTACCCGCTCGAATTTCACGCCAAGCGTTTTGTAGTAACGCAGGGCCCGGATCAGCGCGAGGCAGGCGCTACGAGCGGTTTGGTCCGGGTATAAACCACAGTGCGCCACTCGACTGTGGTCGTCGATGGCAACATGTCCAAATTCCCAACCCACATGGTAAGAACGACCTTTCAGACGGTCTTTTGTTACTCGATGACCAGGTTTGTTAAAGCGCCCCAGCCTCTTGATATCCAAGTGCAGCAAGCCCCCCGGCTGAGGGTATTCGTAGCGAATGACGGCAACTGGCGGATCTAGATAAGCCAAACGGTTGAGTCCGTTGCGGCTCAATATTCTGCCTACCGTGCTATGTCCCACCTTCAAAGACTTGCTGATCTCGCCATAGGTTTTTCGCTCACGGCGAAGCTTGATGATTTTCTCCAGACACTCTGGGGCAGTAGCGTGCGGGCAGGAAGCCGGGCGGGATGAGCGATCCTGGAGACCTTTTTCGCCTTCGGTTCGATAGCGATTTATCCACATGTAGGCAGTGCGAACGCTGACCCCCTGAGCCTTGGCCACCTCCTCAACTCTCAAACCCTCTGTGAGGGCCCTTTGAACAAGAAGGGCTCGACCGGAAACAGTTAATCGGGCATTTTTATGAGTGTTCACTCGGGGCCTCCGGGGGCTTGGTTTGGTTCGCACCTCCAATTTCCGGGAAAAGCCCCGAGTGAACAACCTACAGAGAGATCACATCTAGACCGCGCAATAACCCGCAAAATCAACAATATATCGCAGCCTTCCGTAACTCCTTCGGGTGGAATACATCCCTGTGTAGGAGCTGCCGAAGGCTGCGATCTTTTGATGTTCAACCAACCAGGATCCAAAGATCGCAGCCTTCGGCAGCTCCTACAGGGGCATCGATTGCAAATGCGGATCTTTTCGTCCGGGCAAAAGTTGGAAGGCTTCTTGCAATAGCCGCCGTGCGCCCGCTCTGGGCGTCAAAAGTTTGCTTTAAAGGAACGGGGAAAACCGGTGGATCGCTCTCAGTTATTCAACACAGCACGCACAAACGTTGCCGACCTCAGTCGAGGCAATCTGGGCGTGCCGTTGCTGTTGCTGGTGATGCTGGCGATGATGATGTTGCCGGTGCCGCCGTTCCTGCTCGACGTGTTTTTCACCTTCAACATCGCTCTGTCGATCGTCGTTCTGCTGGTCTGCGTGTACGCGCTGCGGCCGCTGGATTTTTCGGTGTTCCCGACGATTCTGCTGGTCGCGACGCTGTTGCGCCTGGCATTGAACGTGGCCTCGACGCGCGTGGTAATGCTCCACGGTCAGGACGGCCATGCCGCCGCCGGTAAGGTGATTCAGGCGTTCGGTGAAGTGGTGATCGGCGGTAACTACGTGGTCGGTATCGTGGTCTTCGCGATTTTGATGATCATCAACTTTGTCGTGGTAACCAAAGGCGCCGGGCGAATTTCCGAGGTAAGCGCGCGTTTCACCCTAGATGCGATGCCCGGTAAACAAATGGCGATCGACGCCGACCTCAATGCCGGCCTGATCGACCAGAACCAGGCCAAGTCGCGCCGTCAGGAAGTTGCCCAGGAAGCCGAGTTCTATGGCTCGATGGACGGTGCCAGCAAGTTCGTCCGCGGTGATGCCATCGCTGGCCTGCTGATTCTGTTCATCAACCTCATCGGCGGCATGGCGGTTGGTATCTTCCAGCACAACATGAGTTTCGGCGATGCGGGCAAGGTTTACGCCTTGCTGACCATCGGTGACGGTTTAGTGGCGCAATTGCCATCACTGTTGTTATCTACAGCAGCGGCAATCATGGTGACTCGTGCTTCCGGCTCGGAAGACATGGGCAAGCAGATCAATCGCCAGATGTTTGCCTCGCCGAAAGCGCTGGCCGTGGCCGCCGGTCTGATGGCAGTGATGGGCCTGGTGCCGGGCATGCCGCACTTCTCGTTCCTGAGCATGGCAGCGCTGGCCGCCGGTGGCGCGTACCTGTTCTGGAAAAAACAGAACGTGGCGAAAGTCGTGGCGTTGGAAGAGGTCAAGCGTCAGCAGGAACTGCTGCCGTCGCCGGCCCGCGCCATGGAAACCAAAGAGCTGGGCTGGGATGACGTGACGCCGATCGACATGATTGGTCTGGAAGTGGGTTATCGCCTGATCCCGCTGGTCGATCGCAATCAGGGTGGGCAATTGCTGGCGCGGATCAAAGGCGTGCGCAAGAAGCTCTCGCAGGATCTGGGCTTCCTGATGCCGACCGTGCACATCCGCGACAACCTCGATCTGGCGCCCAGCGCTTATCGCCTGACCCTGATGGGCGTGATTCTCGCCGAAGCGGAGATCTACCCGGATCGCGAGTTGGCGATCAACCCCGGCCAGGTTTACGGCTCGCTCAACGGGATCAACGCCAAAGATCCGGCTTTCGGCCTGGAAGCGGTGTGGATCGAAATCAGCCAGCGTGCGCAGGCGCAATCGCTCGGCTACACCGTGGTCGATGCCAGCACCGTGGTCGCCACGCACTTGAACCAGATTCTGTACAAGCACTCCAGTGAGCTGATCGGTCACGAGGAAGTGCAGCAACTCATGCAACTGTTGGCCAAGAGCTCGCCTAAACTGGCGGAAGAATTGGTGCCGGGCGTGGTCTCGCTGTCGCAATTGCTCAAAGTGCTGCAGGCGCTGCTTGCCGAACACGTGCCGGTGCGCGACATCCGCAGCATCGCCGAAGCCATCGCCAACAACGCCGCCAAGAGTCAAGATACCGCCGCGCTGGTGGCCGCTGTGCGGGTCGGCGTATCGCGTGCAATCGTCCAAAGCATTGTAGGCACTGAGTCTGAGCTGCCTGTTATCACCTTGGAGCCAAGGTTGGAACAGATATTGCTCAATAGTCTGCAGAAGGCAGGACAAGGCTCGGAAGAGGGCGTTCTGTTGGAGCCAAGCATGGCTGAGAAGCTGCAACGATCGCTGATCGAAGCGGCCCAGCGTCAGGAAATGCAAGGTCAGCCGGTGATCCTTTTGGTCGCCGGCCCGATCCGCGCGATGCTCTCGCGCTTTGGCCGCCTCGCCGTCCCCGGATTGCATGTGCTGGCCTACCAGGAAATACCGGACAACAAGCAAGTGACCATCGTTGCGACAGTAGGGCCCAACGGCTGAGGTAGTGGTTTATGCAAGTTAAGCGTTTCTTTGCCGCCGATATGCGTCAGGCCATGAAGCTGGTTCGTGATGAGCTGGGCGCTGATGCCGCCATCATTGGCAACCGCCGCATTGCCGGCGGTGTCGAGCTGACGGCGGCACTGGATTACAAATTGTCGGCGCTGGCGCCACGGGTTCCGAACATGGAACTCGAAGACGAGCTGCGCAAGACCCAGTCGCGCATCGTCACCGCCCAGGCCGAGCTGAGCCTGCGTGGCGAAGCCGATGGCAATAGCAATCGCCAGATTTTCGCCGGGCTGCCGCTGACCGCTGGCCTGCCGCTGACCGCCGCTGAACCGCTGACCGAGCCGACCTACGCGGCGCCGGCGCGTCCAGCTCCGGCCCCTGCGCAAGCCGCTGGTGGCGTTGATCCGCGGGCACTGGATTCGATGCGCTTTGAATTGAACAGCCTGCGCGAGTTGATGGAAGTGCAACTCGGCACCCTGGCCTGGAATCAGCTGCAAGGCAGTCGTCCGGCTCAGGCCAACCTGTATCGCCGTCTGCAGCGCATCGGCCTGTCCGGTCCGCTGTCGCGCGATCTGTTGGCGATGATCAGCGATATCGAAGAACCTCGTCAGGCCTGGCGCATGTTGCTCGCGCATCTGGCGCGGATGATTGCCGTACCGGAAGTTGAGCCACTGGAAGAGGGCGGCGTGATCGCCATGGTTGGCCCGGCCGGCATGGGCAAGACCACCACGCTGGCCAAGCTCGCTGCGCGTTATGTGCTCAAATACGGCGCGCAGAATGTCGCGCTGGTGAGCATGGACAGCTTCCGCATCGGCGCCCAGGAACAACTGAAGACCCTCGGTCGCATCCTCAATGTACCGGTGACCCACATCGATCCGGGCCAGTCGCTGGTGCAAGCGCTGGATCCACTGCTGCGCAAGCGCGTGGTGCTGATCGATACCGCGGGCCTGCAAGCCAGCGATCCGGCCCTGCGTATGCAGCTCGAAAGTCTTGCCGGACGTGGCATCCGCTCAAAAAATTATCTCGTGCTGGCAACCACCAGCCAGAAACAGGTTCTAACCGCCGCTTATCACAGTTACAAGCGTTGCGGGCTAGCCGGCTGCATTCTGACTAAACTGGATGAAACAGCCAGTCTTGGTGAAGTTTTGAGCCTGGCGATCAGTCATGAATTGCCGGTCGCGTACCTGACCGATGGCCCACGGATTCCGGATGATCTGCATCTGCCGCGGCGTCATCAACTGGTCAGCCGCGCCGTCAGCGTGCAAATGCAGGAAGAACCCAGCGAAGAAGCCATGGCTGACATGTTCGCTGATATCTATCACAGCCCGACCAAGCAGGTTGGCTGAGGTATTCATGAACAGTTTTTGTACCTACATCGATGGTCTGCCATGCATTGTTCCGATTGTGAACGCGCAGCCAGTAATGTGGCCTCCGTCTATGCAAGACAAGGTAAAGAAATAACATGGGCAGCATGCATCCCGTACAGGTGATCGCGGTGACCGGCGGCAAAGGTGGCGTCGGCAAGACTAACGTTTCAGTGAACTTGTCCCTGGCGCTGGCAGAGCTTGGCCGTCGGGTCATGTTGCTGGACGCCGACCTGGGGCTGGCGAACGTCGACGTTCTGCTGGGGTTGACCCCGAAACGTACGCTGGCCGACGTGATCGAAGGCCGCTGCGAGCTGCGCGACGTACTGTTGCAAGGCCCGGGCGGGATTCGCATCGTCCCTGCGGCGTCCGGCACGCAGAGCATGGTGCACCTGAGCCCGGCGCAACATGCCGGCCTGATTCAGGCATTCAGCGACATCGGCGACAATCTCGATGTCCTGGTGATCGACACCGCTGCGGGTATCGGTGACTCGGTAGTCAGTTTTGTTCGCGCCGCGCAAGAAGTGTTGCTGGTGGTCTGCGATGAGCCGACCTCCATCACCGACGCCTACGCACTGATCAAACTGCTCAACCGCGATTACGGCATGAACCGCTTCCGCGTCCTCGCCAACATGGCGCAGAGCCCGCAGGAAGGGCGCAACCTGTTCGCCAAGTTGACCAAGGTCACCGATCGTTTCCTCGACGTCGCTCTACAATACGTCGGCGCCGTGCCTTACGACGAAAGCGTGCGCAAAGCTGTGCAGAAGCAGCGTGCCGTCTACGAAGCCTTCCCGCGTTCCAAGTGCGCGCTGGCATTCAAAGCCATTGCACAAAAGGTCGATACCTGGCCGCTGCCGGCGAACCCGCGCGGCCACCTTGAATTTTTCGTCGAGCGTCTCGTGCAGCAAACCGCAGGGCCCGTGCTATGACTGCAAGCGGTATGAATTACTACAAAAAGTCGGCACGCGACGCTCAGTACGAGCTGATCGAGCGTTACGCGCCACTGGTCAAACGCATTGCCTATCACTTGCTGGCGCGGTTGCCGGCGAGCGTGCAGGTCGAAGATCTGATTCAGGCCGGGATGATCGGTTTGCTCGAAGTCTCGACCAAATATGATGCCAGCAAAGGCGCCAGTTTCGAGACGTACGCGGGCATTCGAATCCGCGGCGCGATGCTCGACGAAGTGCGCAAAGGGGACTGGGCACCACGCTCGGTTCACCGCAATACCCGTATGGTCAGCGACGCGATTCGCTCGATTGAAGCTAAAACCGGCCGTGACGCTAAAGATCACGAAGTTGCGGCCGAACTCCAATTGAGTCTCGACGATTACTACGGGATTCTGAATGACACCTTGGGCAGCCGCCTGTTCAGTTTCGACGACCTGCTGCAGGACGGCGAACACGAAGGGCTGCACGAGGATGGCGCCAGCGCTCATATGGAGCCGTCACGCGATCTGGAAGATGAACGCTTCCAGGCGGCGCTGGCGGACGCGATTGCCAATTTGCCGGAGCGTGAGCGACTGGTCTTGGCGCTGTACTACGACGAAGAGCTGAACCTCAAGGAAATCGGTGAGGTCCTTGGCGTCAGTGAATCGCGGGTCAGCCAGTTACACAGCCAGTGCGCGGCCCGTTTGCGGGGGCGTTTGGGGGAGTGGCGAGCGCGCTGAAGGCAGTGTGGGGACACTGCGAAACGAGGCTGGTGCGGTGAGAAACGGCGCCGGTCTCGATCCGTTGTGCTCCAGACAAACTTCGAATGCTCTGCCGATTGATTGAAGTGGCGCGCCCAGGTGCTGGGCGCGTTTAAGACTGCTTGGAGGTCGAATTGAACAAAGACATGAAAATCCTCATCGTTGATGACTTCTCAACGATGCGGCGGATCATCAAGAACCTGCTGCGCGATCTGGGGTTCACCAACACCGTCGAGGCCGACGATGGCACAACCGCCATTCCGGTGCTCAACAGCGGCAGCATCGACTTTCTGGTAACGGACTGGAACATGCCCGGCATGACCGGGATCGACCTGCTGCGTCACGTGCGTGCCGATGAAAAACTCAAGCACCTGCCCGTATTGATGGTCACCGCTGAAGCCAAGCGCGAGCAGATCATCGAGGCCGCTCAGGCCGGTGTGAATGGCTACGTAGTCAAACCTTTCACGGCTCAAGCGCTGAAAGACAAAATCGAGAAGATTTTCGAACGCATCGGCTGATGAATGCGCGGGGGAGCTATGGAGCATAAAGAATCTTCACAGGGCGATTTTGAATCGACCCTGAAAAAACATGCGGTCGAACTGGTCGAGAGCCTTGAAAAAGGCAAGTTCGGCGACGCGGTGCAACTGATCCATGAGCTCAATCAGACCCGTGACCGCGGCCTGTATCAGGAAGTGGGCAAGCTCACACGCGAACTGCACAGTGCGATCGTCAATTTCCAGATCGATCCGCACATGCCGCAGGCCGAGGAAGTGTCGCAAATCACCGACGCCACCGAACGCCTCGGCTATGTGGTCAAGCTGACGGAAGCCGCGGCCAACCGCACCATGGATCTGGTGGAAAGCGCCACGCCGGTGGTCAATGGTCTGGCTGAAGAAGCCGAGGCCTTGAGCGCCGATTGGGGTCGCTTCATGCGTCGCGAGGTCGGGGCTGAAGAGTTCCGCGAGCTGGCACGCCGGGTCGACGGTTTTCTGTCACGCAGCACCACCGACAACCGTGCGGTGTCGAGCAATCTCAACGACATCCTGCTGGCCCAGGATTACCAGGACCTCACCGGTCAGGTGATCAAGCGCGTGACCCAACTGGTCACCGAAGTCGAAAGCAACTTGCTCAAACTCGTACTCATGGCCAGTCAGGTCGACCGCTTTGCGGGCATCGAACATGACCGCGCCGCGATGCTTGCAGAAAAAGATCCACAAAAACATCTCTCGCAGGGTGAAGGTCCGCAGATTCATGCCGATAAACGAGAAGACGTTGTGTCCGGTCAGGACGATGTGGACGATTTGTTATCCAGCCTGGGATTTTAAGGTTTCAGCATTCTAGGTTTTTTAGGTTTTTAGACCTGTTAGGAGCACCCCATTAATGAGCTTCGGCGCCGATGAAGAGATCCTTCAGGATTTCCTGGTTGAGGCCGGCGAGATTCTTGAGCAACTGTCCGAGCAACTGGTCGAGCTGGAAAGCCGCCCGGATGACGCAGATCTGCTCAATGCAATTTTTCGCGGTTTCCACACTGTAAAAGGGGGCGCCGGCTTCCTTCAGCTCAATGAGCTGGTGGAGTGCTGTCACATCGCCGAAAACGTGTTCGACATCCTGCGCAAGGGTGAGCGTCGCGTTGATGCAGAACTGATGGACGTGGTGCTCGAAGCACTGGACGCGGTGAACAGCATGTTCAGC
This window of the Pseudomonas fluorescens genome carries:
- a CDS encoding protein phosphatase CheZ, with product MEHKESSQGDFESTLKKHAVELVESLEKGKFGDAVQLIHELNQTRDRGLYQEVGKLTRELHSAIVNFQIDPHMPQAEEVSQITDATERLGYVVKLTEAAANRTMDLVESATPVVNGLAEEAEALSADWGRFMRREVGAEEFRELARRVDGFLSRSTTDNRAVSSNLNDILLAQDYQDLTGQVIKRVTQLVTEVESNLLKLVLMASQVDRFAGIEHDRAAMLAEKDPQKHLSQGEGPQIHADKREDVVSGQDDVDDLLSSLGF